TTAAGGTTGCTAGATTTCCGACCCGCAGTGATTCGCGGTCGCTTTCTTCCGCTCTGAGTACTACGCGCCAGGGGCCGTCTCCATCGGGGATATTTACGCTGGCGGGAGCATCGATATTGAGCCGGATACCACTCGGCGCAAAGGCAACGCCCGGTTGAATTGAGACAGCCCCGTCATTTGTCTCGACATGCAATCCCCAGGCGATGCGTCCTAAACCGACGGTTCGGCGCAAGTCAACCACGGCCTCGCGCAACCGGTCCTGCATGTGCTGCATATGGTCCGCGGTCACACGCAGTCCGTCTAAAAACTGAGTCCTGCCATCATTCGCCATGTGGGCTTACCTCAACTCCTCAGGTCGTTGATACGACGTCAATATCTCTTAAGGTGACATTTCCCGGGCTGCGACTGATTGCTCGCAGAACCGGAGACGACACCGCTAACGCAGGCGGAAAGGCCAACCTGGCGAAGGCGCCCTTGGCGACCGGCGTAACTTCAACCGCTGACTCATCCGAAACAATGCTGACAATCAAGGGGGCCACCGGCACATCCTTCGGCGCATGACCGATCAGACGCATGCGCCCACGCACGCTTCCGAATCCGCTGGTCCCCGACTGAAACAGCAGCGGCAAAGGTTTGAAGGGTCCGGTTGGCGCACCGCGCTTAATCACATTTTGGTTCAGCGGATCGGTAGCCCCGGCGCTGGCGCCGAGACTGTAGGTGACTTCACCACGCGATACCGTTAGGACTGCCCACGGTGGATTCTGAGCAGTGATCGCGACGGCCTTCTTAAACGAGAACGTGGTCCAGGCTTCCTTATCTCCCGCCGATAACTCGACCGGCTCGCTCACCGCTCCCGGCAGCGGCTCAAGCGGCTCGCTACTTCCTTCCTTGTTCTTCCAGAGCAGCACGCGTATTTCTGCTCCGCCGCTGCCGGCCCGTAAAGGCAAACGAATGCCGGTTAGCTCGGCGAGGCCAGTTGTCGATCTCAAGCGAACGCAGACGGCCCGATCCGGATCGAGGACCAGGTCAGCGAGGTCGGCATCGTTTGGCCCCACCGGTGGGATGGTCCGTTCGGGAGGCAACGTCCCCGCGGCGGTGAAACTGATTTCTTCGATCGCTATTGGCGCCGGCAGGCTCTCGAGCGGAACGTCCTCGGTCCCTTCCTCACCGAATGAAAGCTCTTTACTAGTGTCTCCACTAAAGGTCACGCGCCGGACATAACTTAAGACCGGCGGCTCAGCGAGCCGCATACTAAGCTTGCCCGGAACGCGACTGGTGAGCACAACTTTGAAAGTCAATTCTTCGGACTTAGTGGGATCGCCGGTCAACTTTCCGAGTGCCTCAGCCAGATGGACGATCCGCTCGCCGTCCCGATTCCAGGCATCGTCAGATAAAGCAGTCGCAGGTCCCGGCTGGGCCGGCCCAGACAGCGTCACTACGGGCACGCCGCCGTCGATTCTTATTTCAAGATCAGATGGAGCTTCCGGTAAAACCACGGCCATTTGCGCCGCCAGCTCATCGCCGGTTTTTGAGCCGGTCGCTTCAACGAGCAGCCTTTCCGTCCTCACTTCCGAAGACAGGATCGCAGTCTCTTGCGAACCTCCGGTAAAGACCGGTTGCGGCCCAAACGCCGTGCCCATCCACGGTGTTATTTGCACAATGGTCATGCCCGATGGCACGCTCACGCCGCTGATCGTTCGCGGAGTCCCAAAGTCTAAGACGATCGCCATGCCGCGACCTCCCAGATGCCTCGCTGTCGAAGCCGTCGCCCGAACCTGGGCCACCGCGTTGACCACCGTCGCGTTGGCGCGATCGGCATTAACCACGATGTCGTACTTGCGAACCAGTGCATTGCGGGCGAGCGTGACATCAAGCGTGAAAGACGAGATGCCGTCGGTGGTCAGTTGAGCGCCGAAGACCCGTACACCGGCGACGGCCAGCAGGTTCTCGGAAAACCCACGGTCGAGAAACAGTGTGTCGCGTCCAGAGATGATTGCCATGATTCTTCCGTGCTATCTGAAAGCAGCCGCACCACGAACGCTGTCGAAAGCCTTGGCGAAGGTCCGCGTCGAATCAGCTTCGTTTACGGTGACGCCCTTTTTCTGAAACTCTGTAATTAGCAACTGTTTTTCGTCCACGGTGACTTCGCTCGCCGTGTCGTGTCGCAAAAGCACTTCGCGGACGGCGACGTTTTCGATCACGTCGTCAACATGACTAAGCGCTTTTGCCTTGAGATCGGCATGAACGTTGTCAAAAATATCAAACGGAATCACGTCCTTCGGAGCGAGTATCAGATCGACCACCGTGCCGGGAGTGACTTTGGTTCCGGGAGGAATACTCTGCGAAACAACGCGCGGCGAAAACTTGGGTATTACAGTCGGCAGGTTCTCGAGCACGAAGCTGGTCTTCTTTTCGTCGAGGGTAACGTGTGGCACCTCGAACCCTTCGCGCACTACCTTCGCTTTGGTCGGCTTGTCGCTGATATCGATGAACTGCGTCGATGCCTTGGCGGACGTCCTGGCCCCGGCGGTTAAATCAAAGTTTGCCATTGAAACTCACTCCTATTTAGTTCGATCAGGTTTATGAAGCCTTTTGCTTGGTTACAACTTTGCCAAGCGCCAGACCAAGTCCTTCGAGTGCCTTCTGCGCCTCAGCGAGCGTCAAGCCGGCCAACGACGGAATTTCGACCGAAGACTGAACCTGCAATGAAGTGGCGATCACAAGTTGCGCGTTGCCGTCAGGCGCCACCGGCAGACCGGCGGCTGGGATTTGCGCCAGCACTGGCGAGTTGTCGTTATCGGCGCCCGGATTTGCCGGAGCAACGTCGCGGCCGGCGACGTCGATGATTCGTGATACGGCAATGTTCGCGTTCTTCAACTGTTGCAGTGCGGCCTGAAGCGGAGCGCCGAACACAGCGGGCATAAAAGCACCGTTGGGTGTCAGCGTTAACGGAACCGCTTCGGCCGA
This portion of the Candidatus Angelobacter sp. genome encodes:
- a CDS encoding PASTA domain-containing protein, which codes for MANFDLTAGARTSAKASTQFIDISDKPTKAKVVREGFEVPHVTLDEKKTSFVLENLPTVIPKFSPRVVSQSIPPGTKVTPGTVVDLILAPKDVIPFDIFDNVHADLKAKALSHVDDVIENVAVREVLLRHDTASEVTVDEKQLLITEFQKKGVTVNEADSTRTFAKAFDSVRGAAAFR